The DNA window ACCGGAGTCAAACCACTTGTATTATTATTGCATTTATTTATTAGTGTATTTTATTTCGCAGCCTCTCCTTTAGCTTGGGTATTAAGTAGGCCCATCTaaatttattgattaaaatagttgaatTTAGAACATTTCAAAAGTTGTAACAAAGTGGaccaaaaatttatattcaaaataaatatgCTAAAAAAGAGCTAAATGTGTAGCATGCGTGTGTGTGtggattttttcataaaatattgATGTGGACAGATTTTTCTTTAATGATAAATATTGAAAAATGTGATTATTAATAAACATTCAAAGATGGGGGACTCTCTATCTTTCCACATGAGATGAACTTTACTTGGCACCTGTTTTTTCggtgaattaattaattatatataggtTATTAAATTACTTAATTGACCCTTATTAATTTGCGTCAGCTTATATATAGTTTACTTTGCATGTATATTGTTTCGTCTATTaattctagtctctttgattttcaaaaatgagTTATTGTAGTTAGAAGTTAGAAGATAGGAAAGTGAGAGAAAACGGTTCATGAACATTTTAAATGGAATCACGTTAAATTCTAAAGGTGATGTAAAATGTGATAAGTGTTAATTGGCTGAACTATAAAAATttggaattaaaaaaatagtgttttttttttgtgtctaaaaaaaaaaagattgtgTTATTTAAAACACTTGTTGAAAATATTACACCTAAAagatttgaataaaaatgtaaattaatctctaatgcgttgacatttttttttatctaaatttatttaaaaaaatttccagagaaaaagaaaaataatttgttatgtaCTTATGTGTACTTATGATAGCAGTCAACTTTGAATAAGATATGAACTATGAGATATTGTAAACTAAATTCACAAATTCACATCATTTCAATAAAAGTCTGAATTAGTTGACattttatttaccaaaaaagggtaaactatcaTTTTAGTTAGATATAATTTTCGATAATGACTTTTGAAGAAAAAACAGTTTAATCTTCGAGAGATAATTTTAATGTGACAAAAtacatatcttttttttaagtaagAAACAACTCATGAATTTGatttcatttttcattaaaatatatgaaaaatcaACAATGCTAGGAACCAACTCTATATAAGCTAAGAATCAGTCAACTGGTAAATTAGAGATACCGGTAACTTTAACCGGATGTTGCTACTGATAGGCACacggatgtttctttttcttgtaaattggatggttttggatatgattAACTAATGACTGATCAAAGCATCTGTTCCGTGATTTTCTCCTAACACTAACGTATCTTTCCTCATGTTTTGAACGTGgacaacaataatttaaaaaataaattaaattataaattaataaaactaattataattaattatgttttttcaTTCTTGGCTGATTATTAgttggttccatatacttttctataaaaaattatttaaaaaatatgtaaaaaaatatatcaagaaTTGCACTTGAactttatctctaatttttttccaaatttaattgaatttttccgTCGTCCACATAAAAAAAAGTCGCAAAAATAATTctcttagaaaaaaattaaaaggaaaagaatttttttttttttaagtagacTTGCAAAAAGTCCGAGTCCAAATCTAATCTCtatattctttttaaataagtcttcttatatttagtttattttatcaaactaaaaggtcaaatattattttcttcttttaaattttatgcaCGGTAAGTGTAAAGTAATTTTACACGTGTATTTAATTACGTAATgtcacattaataaaaataattgtttttgaCATTGACTACGTGAATGATAATCTAAAAGAACGGATATAATTGTATAGGGAATACTCACATGACCATGATCTCCTAGATTGACAACAAAGGCACCTTCCACAGGCTGAACAGTGATCCAAGTCTTACCATTATCTCTTGTAGCTTGAAGCCCACCAACCTGATCTTGAAGAAGGAGTGTGATGGTGCCTGGGTCTGTGTGCCTCTTCAATCCAAGTGTGAGGTCTGGTTGAGGGCATTTTGGGTAATAATTCACCACAACCTTTTGGTCCATGTCCACACATGCTTTTGTTAGTGCTTCTTTTTCTAGCCCCATTGCCTCTGAGAGGACCTCTAGGAGCTTGCATGCAAGCCCCATCAGGTCCTCGCTGTACTTTTTCGTCACCTCCATCCATCCTTCCGGCTTGTCCGGCCACCTCGAGTAGTCGCGGTTGCGAATCGGGTATGAAAAGTATGTCACTATCTCCCTCCAATCTTGCACTACTTCTCCCTGTGTTATGAATTGTGTTATTTGAACATCTAAATTATTAATGTTCTATTAATTATTCAAAGCCATGAAGcaaaattaaccaaaattaaCAAGGATTTATGTATTCGACATgcatgtaattaattatttttactatattAACACAAAAACTCTCGTATACatatatatgaattaaaataatgttatttgtacgttaaaattaatttttaaatatatataatttaatttatttttaaaatatattttatattgatggaTAATTTTAGTACGAAAATTTATTGTTGTCCATAATTCAGTATCTGAATTTGGAGAGATTTTACAAATCATTCATTTTAAGTTAACAATAGTTGGCATACTGTcagcaaaaattattaattggtGTGATATATaatctataaatttttttagatacttattatggaaagaaaaaaagaaaaaaattagataaattctTACTTGGAGATGGCTAGAGACAATGAAACCACCCTTCTTGCCACCGGACATGTCGAAGCGAAGCTTCTCGTCCGGTGGCAAGGCGAAAAACTCCTTAGCGAGAGTTGTCATCTCGGAAATGAGCTTGGTATCCACACCATGATCCACAACCTGAAATATTCCCCAATCCTCGCATGCTTCAACAATCTTCTTGCATATCTCGGCCCTACGACCATCTGCGTCGTTGATTCCGGCCAATGATATGACCGGAATCACGTCGCTGAATTGGTTGTAGGCAACTTTTGGCCTCTCATCTTCATCCCTCACAAAGCTGGACTCAAGAGTTTTTTGCTCAGCCAAGTGAGTGAGGGTTTTTGCTGGCGCCatatgaattatattttttttttttgaaaaatcttattatttgggTTTATATAGTACTAGTGATGGCGTGGTAGGTTTGAATTTCACACGCAcccaaatttaattaattagtcattataatatataaatatgaatattttCATAAATACCTCCAACATATTCTATTTGTGATGAAATGATGATACTTATGAATTTACATTAAttttatatgttaaataataataaattgtaaCTATATATAAAGAGGACGGAGATACTGAGATACATTGTTTTGTGTAGTTAGTGCTCTAGAcactaaacaataaaaaatataaaatataaaattaatttataaatatattaagaaatCAATTAAATAAGCTACGTGCGTACAGTAGTGTCCATAAACTtgttaacaacaacaacaaaaataattggaTTCATAACTTTagtgttaaaacttaaaaatacgagtaaatataagattttaattatttattttatattattatgaaACTGATAAATGGTATCATGGTATGCCAAGATTgtataagataaataaatgtCTATATACTTCATCCATTAAAAGACTTGTATTATATGTTacatagttttttttcttttttgtattgtgttttaaaatttttatttcgagttaacaacaataaaattttaaaccttttaattatacaaattttgatattctattataaaattat is part of the Arachis duranensis cultivar V14167 chromosome 1, aradu.V14167.gnm2.J7QH, whole genome shotgun sequence genome and encodes:
- the LOC107476683 gene encoding naringenin,2-oxoglutarate 3-dioxygenase; translation: MAPAKTLTHLAEQKTLESSFVRDEDERPKVAYNQFSDVIPVISLAGINDADGRRAEICKKIVEACEDWGIFQVVDHGVDTKLISEMTTLAKEFFALPPDEKLRFDMSGGKKGGFIVSSHLQGEVVQDWREIVTYFSYPIRNRDYSRWPDKPEGWMEVTKKYSEDLMGLACKLLEVLSEAMGLEKEALTKACVDMDQKVVVNYYPKCPQPDLTLGLKRHTDPGTITLLLQDQVGGLQATRDNGKTWITVQPVEGAFVVNLGDHGHFLSNGRFKNADHQAVVNSNSSRLSIATFQNPAPDAIVYPLKVEEGEKPVMEEPITFAEMYRRKMSKDLELANLKKLAKERQNLQGLNNTNKLEAKPLDQILA